Proteins found in one Sardina pilchardus chromosome 3, fSarPil1.1, whole genome shotgun sequence genomic segment:
- the phospho1 gene encoding probable phosphatase phospho1 isoform X1 gives MRDSVFNCCFTPAHPSAAEVELPAHRHRRGNMAEAPPPNDRRFLIFFDFDETLVDETSDDMVVQAAPGGVLPGWLKDTYRPNHYNEYMQRVLAYLAEQGVTEATMRSIIEKIPACPGIPALLRFLQSRPPRDFEVVCVSDANTYFIESWLTRAGFRPLFLRVFSNPAQFDRDGQLQLRPYHSHECQRCPSNFCKSVVVREYIARRVRERGGRPYQRVFYVGDGANDFCPSLTLSPRDTVFPRRDFPMHRLIQEMAEAQPGKFRANVVTWASGEDVINTLRKVVEERG, from the coding sequence ATGCGGGATTCTGTTTTCAATTGCTGTTTTACCCCAGCGCATCCCTCAGCCGCTGAGGTTGAGCTGCCAGCACACCGCCATCGCCGTGGAAACATGGCCGAGGCCCCTCCGCCCAACGACCGCCGGTTCCTCATCTTCTTCGACTTCGACGAGACGTTGGTGGACGAGACCAGCGATGACATGGTGGTGCAGGCCGCTCCTGGAGGGGTGCTCCCCGGGTGGCTGAAGGACACCTACAGGCCCAACCACTACAACGAGTACATGCAGCGCGTGCTCGCCTACCTGGCCGAGCAGGGCGTCACCGAGGCGACCATGCGCTCCATCATCGAGAAGATCCCGGCCTGCCCGGGGATCCCGGCGCTACTGCGATTCCTCCAGTCTCGTCCGCCGCGGGACTTCGAGGTCGTGTGCGTGTCCGACGCCAACACCTACTTCATCGAGTCGTGGCTGACTCGCGCCGGCTTCCGACCGCTGTTCCTGCGCGTCTTCAGCAACCCCGCTCAGTTCGACCGCGACGGCCAGTTGCAGCTCCGGCCCTACCACTCCCACGAGTGCCAGCGCTGCCCGAGCAACTTCTGCAAGTCCGTGGTGGTGCGCGAGTACATCGCCAGACGCGTGCGGGAGAGGGGAGGCCGGCCGTACCAACGGGTCTTCTACGTCGGCGACGGGGCCAATGACTTCTGCCCGTCCTTGACGCTGTCGCCGCGGGACACGGTGTTCCCGCGCCGGGATTTCCCCATGCACCGACTCATCCAAGAGATGGCTGAAGCTCAGCCAGGGAAGTTCAGGGCCAACGTGGTGACCTGGGCTAGTGGGGAAGATGTGATCAACACACTCAGGAAAGtagtagaggagagggggtag
- the phospho1 gene encoding probable phosphatase phospho1 isoform X2 has product MAEAPPPNDRRFLIFFDFDETLVDETSDDMVVQAAPGGVLPGWLKDTYRPNHYNEYMQRVLAYLAEQGVTEATMRSIIEKIPACPGIPALLRFLQSRPPRDFEVVCVSDANTYFIESWLTRAGFRPLFLRVFSNPAQFDRDGQLQLRPYHSHECQRCPSNFCKSVVVREYIARRVRERGGRPYQRVFYVGDGANDFCPSLTLSPRDTVFPRRDFPMHRLIQEMAEAQPGKFRANVVTWASGEDVINTLRKVVEERG; this is encoded by the coding sequence ATGGCCGAGGCCCCTCCGCCCAACGACCGCCGGTTCCTCATCTTCTTCGACTTCGACGAGACGTTGGTGGACGAGACCAGCGATGACATGGTGGTGCAGGCCGCTCCTGGAGGGGTGCTCCCCGGGTGGCTGAAGGACACCTACAGGCCCAACCACTACAACGAGTACATGCAGCGCGTGCTCGCCTACCTGGCCGAGCAGGGCGTCACCGAGGCGACCATGCGCTCCATCATCGAGAAGATCCCGGCCTGCCCGGGGATCCCGGCGCTACTGCGATTCCTCCAGTCTCGTCCGCCGCGGGACTTCGAGGTCGTGTGCGTGTCCGACGCCAACACCTACTTCATCGAGTCGTGGCTGACTCGCGCCGGCTTCCGACCGCTGTTCCTGCGCGTCTTCAGCAACCCCGCTCAGTTCGACCGCGACGGCCAGTTGCAGCTCCGGCCCTACCACTCCCACGAGTGCCAGCGCTGCCCGAGCAACTTCTGCAAGTCCGTGGTGGTGCGCGAGTACATCGCCAGACGCGTGCGGGAGAGGGGAGGCCGGCCGTACCAACGGGTCTTCTACGTCGGCGACGGGGCCAATGACTTCTGCCCGTCCTTGACGCTGTCGCCGCGGGACACGGTGTTCCCGCGCCGGGATTTCCCCATGCACCGACTCATCCAAGAGATGGCTGAAGCTCAGCCAGGGAAGTTCAGGGCCAACGTGGTGACCTGGGCTAGTGGGGAAGATGTGATCAACACACTCAGGAAAGtagtagaggagagggggtag
- the LOC134075988 gene encoding uncharacterized protein LOC134075988, producing the protein MREEKEKKDEEEKYWSRHPEEWRKYQEKLAIQKEQERQLELEKKFEEEARRLEESNRRDNENEEKMRPELQRAKEKRKEAEMQRRLELEKQEELDRQRELEMEREREQEIQKQREEEMEREREQEMQRQGEDEMERKRHEEEMQRQKQEELESKTKEEQQEDKGTFCQQTDDEHSDESGDENSEESQSQDETDVPVPDKSIRRRVLGWVNKKVKERNERKIERTIKREEEEGEEPYFQPFAGFTSRAKREQEKRKSLLDTEAKRQNMESYWLEWEKDKKEKKMKRKEDRKYAKSQAQLARVLKRNDKADKILDAYNGTTIYSRQNKLLKKEMIGWFKDKKSSTR; encoded by the exons atgagagaggagaaggaaaagaaagacgaAGAGGAGAAATACTGGTCTAGGCACCCAGAGGAATGGCGCAAGTACCAAGAAAAGTTGGCCATCCAGAAAGAGCAGGAACGACAACTAGAGCTGGAGAAAAAGTTTGAAGAAGAGGCCAGGAGGCTTGAAGAATCAAACAGAAGAGATAATGAAAATGAGGAGAAAATGAGGCCTGAACttcagagagcaaaagagaaacgGAAGGAGGCTGAAATGCAGCGCCGACTAGAATTAGAAAAACAGGAGGAATTGGACAGACAAAGGGAGCtagaaatggaaagagagagagaacaggaaattcagaaacagagggaagaggaaatggaaagagagagagaacaggaaatgCAGAGACAGGGGGAAgatgaaatggagagaaagagacatgagGAAGAAATGcagagacaaaaacaagaaGAACTGGAGAGTAAGACCAAGGAAGAGCAACAGGAGGACAAGGGAACATTTTGCCAACAAACTGATGATGAGCATAGTGATGAGAGTGGTGATGAGAACAGTGAGGAGAGCCAATCACAGGATGAGACAGATGTTCCGGTCCCAGATAAGAGTATAAGAAGGAGGGTCCTGGGATGGGTCAATAAAAAGGtgaaagagaggaatgagagaaaaaTTGAGAGGACCatcaagagagaagaggaggaaggtgaaGAACCTTATTTTCAAC CTTTCGCAGGATTCACGAGCCGGGCcaaaagagagcaggagaagcgCAAGAGCCTACTGGACACAGAGGCAAAAAGGCAAAATATGGAGTCGTACTGGCTTGAGTGGGaaaaagacaagaaagagaaaaagatgaaGAGGAAAGAGGACAGGAAATATGCCAAAAGCCAAGCCCAGTTGGCCCGCGTTCTCAAACGAAATGATAAAGCTGACAAGATCCTTGATGCATATAATGGCACAACAATATACTCCAGGCAGAACAAACTGTTGAAGAAAGAGATGATTGGCTGGTTCAAGGACAAAAAATCAAGCACACGTTAG